The DNA region TTCGTCCTCGTCGCACAATGATGATGTTTCCGGTGCTTCAAAAAACTAAATAGTCCGGGCCGCCGAATTTTGAGTACCTACGATTCGGAGCGTGGGAACTCGTGTAATTTGGTTGATTTTGGTGGAGATAATATTGGGGTAGGTCCGGATTGTCCCGACTACCCACTTATAGTTAGCACTTTAATGTCTCTTCCCGTTTCGGTGGTTCGGAATCGGTTCGTTATAAATAAGGACGAGCGACCTCACATGTCGGTGGGCATTTTAGGTCATTCTTTTCGAGGCCTCTTGGATACAGGGGCAGGAATAAGTATCATTGGTTCCAACTCTCATGTGGATTTTTTATCGCTAGGAGCTCAGTTAGTTTCTGCCACGGATAATACCCATATTATAGCGGCTAATAAAACTCGTTCGAGAAGAGTCGGTTGTATGTATTTAACGGTCAAGGCTAAGAATCTTACGCgtgaaattaaattttacgTGATACCGGATGTAGGCACGCGCATGATCTTCGGGGTTAACTTCTTTAAAGCGTTCAACATTGCGCCCGAATTATTTCGTCAGTACGGGAACTCGGATTCAGACACTACCGTAGATGAGGTAGTGCCTGACAAGCACCTTTGCTCCTTCCAGGAGTTGACTCCGGACCAACAAACTATCGCGGACGGGATTATTCGTGGCTTTGAGAATATTTCGTTCGAGAAGAAAGGCTTAGGGCGTACTCACTTGCTCACCCATAAGATAGACACAGGCGACAGCCCCCCGATCAAGCAACGTTACTACCCGATCTCACCGCACCGGCTGATCGAGCTTAACCGACAATTAGACGAGATGCTGGAGCAGGACGTGGTTGAACCTAGTACTAGTGCTTGGAATAATCCCACGCTGTTCACTGCTAAGTCCAACGGGGACTTGCGCTTTTGTTTGGATAGTCGCAAATTGAATTCGGTGAGTAAGCGCGATGCGTACCCATTACCTtatatttcgcgtattttggACCAGTTGAGGGATGCGAAATTTTTATCTTCCATTGACTTGAAAAGCGTGTTTTGGCAAATTCCGTTAGACGAGGCCTCGCGTGAGCGCACAGCCTTTACGGTTCCCAAAAGAGGCTTATTTCAATTTAAAGTAATGTGTTTCGGCCTCACGGGCGCACCGGGCACGCAGCAGCGCCTCATGGATAAGCTGTTTGGCCCAGAATTCAATGACAGGCTTTTTGTGTACCTAGATGATATTATAATTGTCAGTCAGACCTTTGAGGAGCATATTTCATTATTGACTCGCGTGCTAGACCGTCTGTCGGCCGCTAATCTGACCATTAACCTCGGGAAATCCCAATTCTTCCGAAAGGAACTCAAATACCTCGGCTATGTGGTAGACGAGCATGGTCTGCATACTGATCCTTCCAAAATTCAAGCTATTATCGATTACCCGGTTCCCACTAACCGCAAGGAGGTTAAGATGTTTATAGGTACCGCATCTTACTACCGTAGATTCATCAAAAATTTCAGCGACCTCGCGGCGCCCCTAAATGCTTTGACGAGCACTCGGAAAAACGCTCCTCCCTTCTTGTGGTCGGAGGACGCCCAAGAATCCTTCCAGAAATTAAAGTCGGCCTTAGTGTCGGCTCCCATACTTTCTTGCCCTGATTTCTCCAAGCCGTTTCTCTTGCACTGTGATGCGTCCGGGTACGGTGTGGCCGGTACTTTGACACAAGTGATGTCAGACGGGCTAGAGCACCCCATAGCTTACGCAAGTCGTTCGTTGAATCGTGCTGAGCGCAATTATTCCGCGACGGAGCGCGAGGCTCTGGCCGTCGTTTTCAGTATAGAGCATTTCCGGCCCTATCTGGAGGGTGGACCCCGTTTTAAAGTAATTACCGATCACTCGAGTTTAAAGTGGTTTTTTAACTTAACTAATCCGACAGGAAGATTAGCGCGTTGGGGTTGTAGATTATCTCCCTATGACTTTGAAATCATACACCGTAAAGGTAAGGATCATGTCGTCCCTGACGCCTTGTCTCGTAGTGTGCCGGTGTTGGAAATCCATACGTGCGAGTGGTTGTAAAGGTTTCGGAATAATAAACCTTtatgtttaattaaattttgtattaaaatattttataatgacgATCTTACATTTTTGTGTGTTATGCCACAGAGCGGCGTTCAGAGAGAGAGTTCAATGTTGCCACACGCAGGAGGCGAAATCTGTTTAAGCAGTTTTTACACGCTAGGACTTAATAATTAGGTGTGTTTCACACATAAACTGGGGGGGCGGGGCACAAATGCTTATTTGAGACCAacagattattaatattaagtagGCGAAACAAATTTAAACAGAGATTTGAAAGAGAAACATGACACTAGCAAGGCATTAAGCAATAATTAACAACAGTGCAACTTTAAATGCAAGGATtgaatatgaataataataCTATTGAAACTAACACTTATGTTCTACAACTTTAGGTATCTTATGAGATCAAGTTACATCTAtgatgaatttaattatttaatgagtCAGACATCAGTCTTATTGTCAACAAATCAGTCTATTTTTAGTATCTAACAATTATGTGAAACAGAAATAACTCTTACTATAATGAATTATAACAGACAATAATGCTTAGcaaatttcttttaaaactctACATGAAATACAAGCAACAACAAAATCACATTATACACATGTTACAATGAAACATTATTAAACTGTTGACTTTATAATTAAGTTTATAGCCATAAGCTAAAGAAATATAAAGCCCTTATTTTCATTACAAGAAGGGGTGCACTGCTTGTGCtataactaaaataacaatcatttttattatttaattaacgtTACATAATTGTCTTACAATTTGACATTACATATGGCTATGCCTCTATTGGCAAGACCACAATTTTTGACACAGCACGGGAATGCAATTTTTTATCTGAGGTCTGTACCTCCACAACTCTTACATTACCATCATTACCATAAAACACTTTGCTGACTAGCAGTGGCCTTCATCCTACAACAtgttatacatttatttattacagattTTACTTCTCTTATAGAATTGATGATACAATATTTTTGACAGAGGCCACTAAGGACAAGCTTTAACCCTGCATGTTTGAGCATTAAATGCTCTTGAGTAATGATCAATTTAGTTACATGGCAGTGCTTCggcaaaattatattatgttttttgaaaaatctaAGTGTGTGGCATTGTCCAACCTTCCACCCACGCGAAGAAGGCCTGCCGAGTCAATGAAAGGGGTGAGTGATTTCAAATTGGAGGTTATAGCTTTATCCTTCTCAATACATGAAAGCTCATTATGAAAGTAGTGCCTTTGCAcgcattttattattaaagtcaAGGCATCTCTATACTCTTTTACAGAAATTAGGTTTGATGAACCTGATTTtcctttacatttatttataaatctcAATGTGTATACAGTTACTCTGATCATTCTGAAAAGGCTTGAAAATCGTTCAAAAAATGGATCAATAACATTGTCATTTACAGTGGCACTTAATGCTACGTGCTCATCTGAGCTTGGAAGTTCTATGCTACACAGAGGTGGACTTATTTCTGACACATGAAAATTGTACTCATTGCCTTCTGTCAAATAGTCTGGGCCATGACGCCACAGCCTGCAATTAATTATTTCTTGAGGATCTGCGCCTCGTGATAAGATGTCACTAGGGTTAAGGAGGCCAGGAGTATATTTCCATGACATTGTGTCTGTCagcttatttatttcttttacacGGTTGCCTATATAGGCTGGTACCTTAAGCGAAGAGGAGTCGAGCCAGGCCAATACAATTTTtgagtcactgaacaaatgaaCATCTGATATACTTAGTAGAGCGGCTACATGGTTTACCAACTTGGCCAGTAGGAGGGCCCCGTTCAACTCAAGCTTTGGAATTGTCAATTTAGATGAAAGTGGAGCTATTCTCGACTTGGAACAAAGTAAATGTATGTAAGGTTTGCCATTTACTACTGCCTTGATGTATATACAACAGCCATAAGCTGCAACAGATGCATCACAATATCCTATGAGCTGTACGCTGCTGGCTTCAGACAAGTTTATGTATCGTGGTATGGTCATATTAGGCAtgctaattaaattattatagaatGTTTGCCAGATTTTTACCAATTCAGGTGGCAGGGGAGAGTCCCATTCTAAATCATATTGCCAAATCTGTTGTAAAATAAGTTTTGCTTTGACGGTAAGAGGTCCGACAAAACCCATTGGATCATAGAGTCTGCTGACAGAACTAAGTACATTTCTCTTAGTGGGAACCTCAGGAGAGGTGAGTACACGGCCACTCATTTTGTATGCATCCTCTCGGGCATCATAAGATAGTCCTAAGATCTTAACAATTGATTTATCCTGATCAATGTCTCGCTTGGTAAGGCCAATTTTTTCCTGAGGTATGTCTTGCAATATTTCTGTATTATTGGAAATCCATTTATGTAATTGAAAGCTACCTTTACTCATGAGAGAAATAAGTTCACTTTTTAGTTGTAAAGCTCCCTGAAGTGTATCTGAGCCGCCCTGCACATCATCAACATAACTGTTCTTAATGATAGCTTCACTGGCCAATGGAAATTGagctttatatttttttgctagCTCTACAAGACATTTAGTGGCAAGGTAGGCACTGCTTTTTAATCCATATGTTATGGTTTGTAATTGTAAACACTGCAAAGTGTCATCGGCCCGCCACAGAATGTTTTGTAGGCGCCTATGCTCAGGGTGCATAGCTATCATTCGGTACATGTGACGTATGTCACATTGCACCGTGTATTTGTATGTACGAAAAAGCATCATGTTATCAAACAGTGAATTTTGTACTACAGGCCCGTTGCATAAGTAGTCATTGAGACTATGGCCTTCCTTGGTTTTGAAACTACCATCAAAGACAGCCCGCAGCTTATTTGTGGCTTTATCGGGTCTGAGAATTCCATGATGTGACAGGTAAAATATGGGTTGCTCTGCAGGATCACAGTCCTTTAAGTCAATTATTTTGGCGTGACCTAGATCAAGGTATTCCTGTATAAATTGTTTGTATAAATTATGAAACTCGGGTTCCCTTGTAAATCTTTTTTGAAGGCTATTTAACCTTTGCAAAGCAATCACAAATGAATTGGAAGGATCTATTTCACTAATATCAACCTTTAAAGGGAAACTAACCTCAAAACGATCCTCAACTAATGAGGTTGTGTCTGAAAAACCTGTTCGCTATATTGATGCTCGGGCAAGCTCTCAGGGTACACCTCAGGGACCTTCTCAGCTTCCCAAAATTGCTTTACACAAGAATCAAGATCAGGATTCACCACTGTATGCAAAGCGACTGTATTATAATTGCATGAAGGACTTACAGTTGTTCTGCCCGAGACGATGTACCCAAAACGCGTGTTCAGCAGCACTGGATCCTCAGGGCCTGCTTCAATCTTTCCGTCTTGCATAACTCTGCAGAAGATGTCTGCAGCCAGAAGGAGGGGAACTTCGCCTGGAATATTAAATTCATCATCAGCTAAGGTAATAGCGTTAGGTAAAATGAGCTTGCTCAAATCTATGACTTGCTGAGGTTGCGGTGAGGTTATTTTGGATACTATGGAGCATTCTACATCAATCTTATAATCCTGAACCCTGGAATGGACGGTCAGCTTGATGCCTTTGTTAACCTCACCACTCTTGTCCATAAGCATGTTAATGTTGAGTGGATCATCATATTGCGGTAAGCCTAACTTGTTGGCTAGCTCCGCTGTACAAAAACTGTTCTGTGCGGCACAATCTAAGAGGGCCCTAACAAGACGTTTATTGTTGTGTGCATCTGAAACTAATACCTTGACAGTAGGTAATAGCACCCTTGTATTATTCTTTTGACTAATGTGTAAATTGACAGTACCTGATTTGCTCTGGCCCGTCTCCTCGTCAACTTTTGGTTTGGACCTTTCATGAATTAATGTATTGTGAGCCCTGGAATTACATTCTGCACATTTAAAAGTGTatctacatttttttaaatgcgcCCCAAGGCATATCTTGCATAAATTGTTTTTGTTGACAAGGTCCACTCTGTTGCTGACTGTCATAGCATTAAATTTTGGACATTTGTAAAGCCTGTGTTGTTCACTACATACAATACATTTTTCTGCGGTGATGGTTACCGCAGAAGCTGCCGGGGCAGGCGAAGCCGACACTGTATGAACCGACACCCTACTTTTAACACTAGCACTTTCACTACTGGAGGGGCTCGCTTCCAACACAGCTGCTCTTTTTTCCAAAAAGTTAAGTAAACTACTTACAGTGTGTTGCTCGCTGTTGTCCCTCTCCGTGTGGTAGAGTCTCACAGTGAAGGAATCCAATTTCCTTAGCAGGATGCAGGAGAGCAGGCTGTCCCATGATGTTACAGGTTGCTCCAGATTTTGTAGCGCGGTGAGGTGCTGGCGAACCTTCGCCACCATGTCTCGCAGCTGCAGCGCAGTACCTCGATGTAGCGATGGTAAGTCCAACAGCGTGTTCACATGTCCGTTGACAATAAGCGCTGCATTGTCATAGCGCTTTTTTAGAAGCTCCACAGCCGCTGGGTAGGAAGCTCCTACTATTGGCAGCGTGTCAATGAGGTGAAGTGGCTCTCCTTTCAGATATTTCTTCAAAAAACACAACTTTTGCACCGCGGACAGTCTCGCATCATTGTGAACTACAGCCTCAAACATCTCTACAAACGGCTTGTAAGCCGATATATCACGGCCATCAAATGTAGGTATGTCTAGGTTTGGCAGGTGTGCAGTTTTCCAAGAACCCTCTGATGCATGCGCATGCACTCTCGGTTTACCATCAATTGTGGTAATTGCGCTTTCGAAGGCGGCCAAGATGTTATAGTAACGCTCTTCTGTTTCGTCCTCGGCGTCCTCTGCGATCGCGTGCTCCGTGCTCATGACC from Leguminivora glycinivorella isolate SPB_JAAS2020 chromosome 14, LegGlyc_1.1, whole genome shotgun sequence includes:
- the LOC125233183 gene encoding uncharacterized protein LOC125233183, which codes for MATEAIKKLVASRAQCKASLTKLEKFIQQDSRVFTSENLQTRKASLITAFERYQDICVQLSVMSTEHAIAEDAEDETEERYYNILAAFESAITTIDGKPRVHAHASEGSWKTAHLPNLDIPTFDGRDISAYKPFVEMFEAVVHNDARLSAVQKLCFLKKYLKGEPLHLIDTLPIVGASYPAAVELLKKRYDNAALIVNGHVNTLLDLPSLHRGTALQLRDMVAKVRQHLTALQNLEQPVTSWDSLLSCILLRKLDSFTVRLYHTERDNSEQHTAKFPSFWLQTSSAELCKTERLKQALRIQCC